TTTTTCAATACCGCCGGGTCGGTCCGCTGGTTTCTTCTCTTTATTATTTTGCATCTTCGGGCCGGCGGCCGCCTTCGGCGCCACCGGGGAGGTCGTCATCACCCAGCCGCAGGCCACGGGCGGCGTCGTCCATGTGTCCGGCGGTTTCGTGGTGCGCGGCACCTACGTGATGACGGAGGATGAGACGCCAAATCGCTCCGTACCGTCTTACCCCAGCTGCCAAAACGACGGCGCCTATCTCTTTCCCTCTATCGCCTTTCCATACTTCGGCCGGCGATACCACGCCTACCTGTACTACGCGTTGGATGGCGGGCCCCCTCATACACTCGGCCGGATCGTCTCGGATACGAGGGGGACCCGGACAGACATCGGGAAGGTCCAGGAATTCGCCTGCTGGGTGGACACCCGCGGCCTGGATCCCGGGAAAGTCCACGAAGTTCGGGTCTTTCTCGAGGACATCCTTGGGTATCGCTGCGCGACATGGTGGTTTGGCGCGGCGGTCGCCTCCAACGGCACCTTTGCCGAGGCAACCCTGCGTTTCCGGATCGGAGGTTGCCTTGATGCCGACGGCGACGGCTTTTCCGCCCTCGATCCCGAAGCCTGCCCGGGGGGTGACGACTGCGACGACGCGGACAACGCCACGCACCCGGGCGCCCCGGAGGTCTGCGACGGGGCGGACAACGACTGCGACGGGCAGGTGGACGAGGACATCGTCCACATCGAGGCCTTCGGCGGCGCCGCGGCCACGATCCATCCCCGGACCGGCGGGCGGATAGAGCTTTCGGGCACCGTCTCGGCCCCGGCGGGCGAGCCGGTCGCCTGGCGCATCCTGTTCCCGGACGGCCAGGTGGCCTCCGGCAACGGGACCACGGTGCAGGCCGCCTGGCTCGGGCGCGACGCCGGCGGCAAGGCCCTCGAGGCCGGGCGCGACTATCCCGTCACCCTGGAGGCCCAGGTGCCGGGCGGCTGCGGCGACACCAAGACCATCACCCTCCACGTGGCCGATGACGGGCACGGCTGCCTCCGGGTCACCTTCGGCTCCACGGCGAACATCGCCACGGGGAACCTCCGTCACCGCCAGGTGCTGGTGAGCCTCCCGGGCGAAGGGCCCGCCGCCTCGCTCACCCTCACCTACAACAGCCTTGAGGGCCGCTCGGGCCCCCTGGGCCCGGGCTGGACCCACACCCACGCCGCCCGGCTCCTGGCCAACGCCAACGGGAGCTACACCTTCGTCTCCGGGGCCGGGGACCGGCGGGTCTTCTACCCGGACGGGGCGGAGTGGCGGCCGGAGGGCGAGGCCTGGCCGGTGCTGTCCCGGGAGGCCGACGGCCGGCTCGTCCTCCGGGGAAGGGACGCCACGGCCCGGGTCTTCGACGCCGGGGGGCGGCCGCTCTCAGTCTCGGACCGCAACGGCAACACCCTGGCCTACACCTACGACGCGGAGGGGCG
The nucleotide sequence above comes from Dissulfurirhabdus thermomarina. Encoded proteins:
- a CDS encoding DUF6531 domain-containing protein, translated to MDTRGLDPGKVHEVRVFLEDILGYRCATWWFGAAVASNGTFAEATLRFRIGGCLDADGDGFSALDPEACPGGDDCDDADNATHPGAPEVCDGADNDCDGQVDEDIVHIEAFGGAAATIHPRTGGRIELSGTVSAPAGEPVAWRILFPDGQVASGNGTTVQAAWLGRDAGGKALEAGRDYPVTLEAQVPGGCGDTKTITLHVADDGHGCLRVTFGSTANIATGNLRHRQVLVSLPGEGPAASLTLTYNSLEGRSGPLGPGWTHTHAARLLANANGSYTFVSGAGDRRVFYPDGAEWRPEGEAWPVLSREADGRLVLRGRDATARVFDAGGRPLSVSDRNGNTLAYTYDAEGRLSAVTDPSGTTHAFSYEEGRLVRVASTAPDGTVSAWTYAYDASGLLLEKTDPAGHATHYAYDAAGRVIESTDAEGRTRRLSYLEGEAAARVTEPGGGAWTYRYDPVLGVVTERTDPEGRTTAYTYDAAGRLVAVTDPAGAVTRYAYDARGNRTSVTDPAGRTTVFTYDAGDRVASVTDPEGRTTRYTYDERGNLSSVADPAGGVTRIDRDERGDPARIEDPTGRVATLTYDAAGRLVAVADALGGATRFAYDAAGRLVRQEDPEGGVTEFAYDTFGRLVRVTDPLGHAATYTYDALGRLLSATDADGRTTRFEVDAVGRTTAVTDALGGVTRITY